A window of Apium graveolens cultivar Ventura chromosome 8, ASM990537v1, whole genome shotgun sequence contains these coding sequences:
- the LOC141680962 gene encoding putative nucleoredoxin 1-2: MTRHPSCTFKATLMLLVLLKKQNSAKRTEKIECLVKAEHLAGKVLVLYFSLLSTDDLWKTESDVTLLEDQYSELYPGNGFEIVFIAAKDVGHKHVLHRDSQKQFEKMFSLMPWTAIPFSDIPFSKSLLRRGFPKLSRYTHGLLIVDSTGRVLQYNDHAYDTIERYGFKGYPFSDERIFKLISEYDDIIAKTSLHTLLASPQCDYVISNKGDKVYFFDL, from the exons ATGACAAGACACCCTTCATGCACATTTAAGGCTACCCTGATGTTATTAGTATTActaaaaaaacaaaattcagcGAAACGCACTGAGAAAATAGAGTGCTTG GTTAAAGCTGAGCATTTGGCCGGCAAGGTTCTTGTTTTATATTTCTCGCTGCTGAGTACTGACGATCTTTGGAAGACGGAAAGCGATGTAACACTGTTGGAGGATCAATATAGTGAGTTATATCCTGGAAATGGTTTTGAGATCGTTTTTATTGCTGCCAAAGATGTTGGTCACAAACATGTTCTTCACAGAGACTCTCAAAAACAATTCGAAAAAATGTTTTCTCTTATGCCATGGACTGCAATCCCATTTTCAGACATACCATTCAGTAAAAGCTTGCTCCGAAGAGGTTTCCCTAAATTATCTCGTTATACACATGGCTTGTTAATTGTTGATTCAACAGGCCGGGTTTTGCAATACAATGACCATGCTTATGATACTATTGAACGTTATGGATTCAAAGGGTATCCTTTTAGTGATGAAAGGATATTTAAACTGATATCGGAATATGATGATATAATTGCTAAGACCTCCTTGCACACTCTCTTGGCCTCCCCTCAATGTGATTATGTGATCTCAAACAAAGGGGATAAGGTATATTTTTTTGATCTTTAA